Proteins from a genomic interval of Paenibacillus sp. FSL R5-0623:
- a CDS encoding M1 family metallopeptidase, giving the protein MNYSNPFTSKLARVGIAGTLALILATSPLANMGVVAAEADPAPVSTKIHNTQKDSLEQTPIQYQIQARLNEKDMTIQGSEKVTYRNTSKDALQQLVLHTYADANLSKSTQASMYQQHNEKISEDHPEKTAEDFLGGIDIQAVTADSQSLDFHKENQALTVQLKKPVQPGESVSFQLEFQLNIPYGSERVSYYKDMINGAHWFPVMSVYDEVKHQWNKAPYSRTFESDYYTSSDFEVQLNVPDEYQVAMPGTNTTQDSTEHGRKIVSAVAENTREFVFFASPNLQVERATRNGLTVEYYYFNDDPSKKKIVDRYINQAFKVIDFYSEKYGKYPYPEFRIVETYVQGVAVEYARLIQMGQIPNGAVPEEDTTFVHEIAHQWFHALIGNNSETESFLDEGFADFSMVYFAEKQGDKLNGFRSIQFDTAPVDMAIASTNDEAGDLAGLVYYQKGRQAIYQLYRSVGEEKFDEFMRTYFKRYVYQNATVEGLLHTIEDVLGKEVRTEMQMALYQPNFVLKPEYQLSQEEIAAYVHDMLQQQYQAVMGMIPNLPYEVMNRLMDKVLQGEELTIVLSDQVSKLATKQQEDMVNQLTGFLDMTGMKYDVIRDRKELKQKMKKEIGNSNLIVIGNAKSNGLVQALKSSMIDRAKQTGFPWKNTMNQPLAAGAYVIKHPYNQNRLLLHYFWNEDHLSDAAYEPFKLKIQESVGFTNDFYQYYLLDHQGKEKSNKKVANPISSFFAE; this is encoded by the coding sequence ATGAATTATTCAAACCCATTTACATCAAAGTTAGCCAGAGTAGGGATCGCGGGTACACTGGCTTTAATACTGGCAACAAGCCCACTTGCCAACATGGGGGTTGTTGCCGCGGAAGCAGACCCAGCGCCTGTATCTACGAAGATACATAACACACAGAAAGACTCTCTAGAGCAGACCCCGATTCAATATCAGATCCAGGCTCGGTTGAATGAGAAGGACATGACGATCCAGGGGAGCGAGAAGGTGACGTATCGAAACACAAGCAAGGATGCACTCCAGCAGCTGGTCCTCCATACATATGCTGATGCAAACCTCTCCAAGTCTACACAGGCGAGCATGTACCAACAGCATAATGAAAAGATTAGTGAAGATCATCCGGAGAAAACAGCGGAGGACTTTCTGGGTGGCATCGATATTCAGGCTGTAACCGCAGATAGCCAATCACTGGACTTCCATAAGGAAAACCAAGCGTTGACCGTGCAGTTGAAGAAGCCCGTACAACCAGGTGAATCGGTATCATTCCAACTGGAGTTTCAGTTGAATATACCCTATGGCTCAGAGCGAGTTTCCTACTACAAAGACATGATCAATGGTGCACACTGGTTCCCGGTGATGTCTGTATACGACGAGGTTAAGCATCAATGGAACAAGGCACCGTATAGTCGAACATTTGAGAGCGATTATTACACCTCATCGGACTTTGAAGTTCAATTAAATGTTCCTGATGAGTATCAGGTAGCTATGCCGGGCACGAACACCACTCAAGACAGTACAGAACATGGACGTAAGATTGTGTCTGCTGTAGCCGAGAATACGAGGGAGTTTGTTTTCTTTGCAAGTCCTAATCTTCAAGTGGAACGCGCTACCCGTAACGGTCTGACGGTGGAATACTACTATTTTAACGATGATCCATCCAAGAAAAAGATAGTTGACCGGTACATTAATCAGGCATTCAAGGTCATTGATTTTTATAGTGAAAAATATGGCAAGTATCCCTATCCAGAGTTCCGAATTGTCGAGACGTATGTACAAGGCGTTGCCGTAGAGTATGCGAGGCTCATTCAGATGGGACAGATTCCAAATGGTGCTGTTCCAGAAGAAGACACAACATTTGTTCATGAAATAGCGCATCAGTGGTTCCATGCATTGATCGGTAATAATTCGGAGACAGAATCCTTCCTGGATGAAGGCTTTGCTGATTTCTCCATGGTGTATTTTGCCGAGAAACAGGGAGACAAGCTAAATGGGTTCAGATCCATACAGTTTGATACTGCGCCCGTAGATATGGCGATTGCGTCAACAAACGATGAAGCTGGGGATTTGGCAGGTTTGGTATATTATCAGAAGGGAAGACAAGCCATCTATCAGCTTTACCGTTCCGTCGGTGAAGAGAAATTTGACGAGTTCATGAGGACATATTTCAAACGCTACGTGTACCAAAATGCAACGGTAGAGGGGCTGCTCCACACCATTGAAGATGTGCTTGGTAAGGAAGTACGTACAGAAATGCAAATGGCTCTATATCAGCCTAACTTTGTCTTAAAGCCGGAATACCAATTATCACAGGAAGAGATCGCCGCCTATGTACATGACATGTTACAACAACAGTATCAGGCTGTCATGGGCATGATCCCTAATCTGCCTTATGAAGTAATGAATCGATTGATGGACAAAGTCCTTCAAGGCGAGGAATTAACCATTGTGCTCAGCGATCAGGTGAGTAAGCTTGCAACTAAACAGCAGGAAGATATGGTTAATCAGTTGACCGGATTCCTGGATATGACCGGTATGAAATACGACGTTATACGGGATCGCAAGGAACTGAAGCAAAAGATGAAAAAAGAGATCGGCAACAGCAACCTTATTGTCATTGGCAATGCCAAGTCAAACGGTCTGGTGCAGGCTTTAAAATCCAGCATGATCGATCGGGCGAAACAGACAGGTTTTCCTTGGAAGAATACCATGAATCAACCTCTCGCTGCTGGTGCATATGTGATCAAACATCCTTATAACCAGAATCGATTGCTGCTTCATTATTTCTGGAATGAGGATCATCTGAGTGATGCGGCATATGAACCTTTTAAGCTGAAAATACAAGAGTCTGTCGGATTCACTAACGATTTTTACCAATACTATCTATTGGATCACCAAGGCAAAGAGAAATCCAATAAAAAAGTAGCGAATCCCATATCTTCATTTTTTGCGGAGTAA